The following proteins come from a genomic window of Nicotiana tomentosiformis chromosome 12, ASM39032v3, whole genome shotgun sequence:
- the LOC138902348 gene encoding uncharacterized protein has protein sequence MTDIASTSGSKSEPQIVVTHIQRPPDIQDFKFKSFVDLEEFLDKKLSGLNIKPTDLSNNFADKLDSTFDYKKDVLSEFNKLKSYPKKNSKFADSRYADKPRMQTYYYNRPTPQDVLIEERDWNQTNTSYSGFTGQLRGWWDNYLSVEERAMVINAKSIDEGVDNLGMALVANREDAVYTLILTILEHFNGRFTNQNETVRTLLNSLRCKTLSEFRWYKDTFMSRVMELPENKFEHWKAKFIDSLPSLFAERVRKILRGSYGEIPYRDYTYGKQLKMDKLKEINQLRDFCTQFDLPETSTHRKKKHKYHRYPNQDSPYRRKRSRYRSKKEREAKKAHRKATRFTKNRSKRDLADIKCYKCGKFGHIAPNCKLQKLKTLGLDDELRDKVYGLLYTSGEVENLKREIKSLKQNQMICDHRITQIEKINSPAEKSNDKNKGIFENDIEEKPISLNPKQDNFTEDDIPTKSRPCQMNAELVEFCKKEIDSLLSKGLIKPSKSPWSCTAFYVNNAAEKERGVPSNTSMQSETSNDDIAEDSQPIEAERILSEEDLHDAEEFIHKLKKAEKKPAQ, from the exons atgactgatattgcctctacttcaggaagcaaatcagaacctcaaattgttgttactcatattcaaagaccccctgatattcaggattttaaatttaaatcttttgttGACTTAGAAGaatttcttgataaaaagttatccggtttgaatatcaaacccactgatttatcaaataattttgctgataaattagattctacttttgactataaaaaggatgttttgtcagagtttaataaactcaaaagttaccccaaaaagaatagtaagtttgcagatagcagatacgctgataaacccagaatgcagacttattattacaatcgtccaactcctcaagatgttttaatagaggaacgtgattggaatcagactaatacgtcttacagtg gttttactggccaactacgtggctggtgggataattatttgtcTGTCGAAgaaagggcaatggttattaacgCTAAATCCATtgacgaaggagttgataacttaggcatggccctagtggcaaatagGGAAGATGCtgtttatacccttattcttactatTTTAGAACACtttaatggtagatttaccaatcagaacgagactgttcgtactctccttaatagccttagatgtaagactttaagtgagtttaggtggtataaagacacctttatgagtagagtgatggaactaccagaaaataagtttgaacattggaaagctaagtttatagatagccttccctctttatttgctgaaagagttagaaagattttaagaggtagttatggtgaaattccatacagagactatacctatggtaa acagctTAAAATGGATAAGCTTAAAGAAATAAACCAATTAAgggacttttgcacccagttcgatttacccgagacttctactcataggaagaagaaacataagtatcatagataccccaaccaagacagtccttataggagaaaaagatctagatatagatccaaaaaagaacgagaagctaagaaagcccatcgtaaggctactagatttaccaaaaataggtctaagcgagatcttgctgacattaagtgttataagtgtggtaaatttggccatatagctccaaattgtaagcttcaaaagctgaaaaccttaggactcgacgatgagttacgtgataaggtttatggtttgttatacacttctgg tgaagttgaaaacttgaaacgagagatcaaatctcttaaacagaatcaaatgatttgtgatcataggattactcaaattgagaaaattaattctccagctgagaaatctaatgataaaaacaaaggcatttttgaaaatgatattgaagaaaaacctattagtcttaatcctaaac aagataatttcactgaggatgatattcctactaaatctcgaccttgtcagatgaatgcagaattggtagaattttgcaaaaaagagattgatagtctgctatcaaagggtttgataaaaccctcaaaatctccttggtcttgtacagctttttatgttaataacgcagctgaaaaggaacgtggtgttcct